In Paenibacillus phoenicis, one genomic interval encodes:
- a CDS encoding YjcZ family sporulation protein — translation MSGIYGGGFTSTAAILVLFILLVIVSRSLLV, via the coding sequence ATGAGTGGAATCTACGGAGGGGGCTTCACTTCAACGGCAGCCATTCTGGTCCTTTTCATCTTGCTCGTTATCGTTTCCCGTTCGCTTCTGGTTTAA
- a CDS encoding RsmB/NOP family class I SAM-dependent RNA methyltransferase, with protein sequence MSHPSLPAAYLEAVTALLGPAETEAFLASYDAPRTYGLRLNTLKITPSSPAANQLAELFALRPVPWCGTGYYYEESTRPGKHPYHAAGLYYIQEPSAMSAVELLDPQPGQTVLDLAAAPGGKTTQIAAKMAGQGLLISNEIHPQRARILAENVERLGIRNAVVTQAAPPALSARFPLAFDRIMLDAPCSGEGMFRKDPNAISEWSPEAVELCAARQWDILQDAVAMLKPGGRLAYSTCTFNRHENEDTIARLLAEYPFLRLIAEKRIWPHREQGEGHYVALIERDNDERDSAITLAGAGRAGADGVRSGGRERDRKRGARSGPSERSAAAAWDSFRAWAADELPAFAPPAGGTPLLFGEALYLLPASGGLALTPEHLTGLKVPRAGLHLGDVRKGRFEPAHALAMALSANEADPRLWTLDENSPLVAAYLRGETLEVPASLRGWHLVTVACGDGQYPLGWGKASGGQLKNHLPKGLRH encoded by the coding sequence ATGAGTCATCCATCCCTGCCGGCCGCATACCTTGAGGCGGTAACGGCCCTGCTCGGCCCGGCCGAGACCGAGGCGTTTCTGGCAAGCTATGATGCGCCTCGCACCTATGGACTAAGATTAAATACGCTAAAAATCACCCCGTCCTCCCCGGCGGCAAACCAGCTCGCGGAGCTGTTCGCCTTGCGTCCGGTGCCCTGGTGCGGGACGGGCTATTATTACGAGGAATCCACGCGGCCGGGGAAACACCCATACCATGCTGCCGGTCTCTATTATATTCAGGAGCCGTCAGCGATGTCCGCCGTGGAGCTGCTTGACCCGCAGCCCGGTCAGACGGTGCTGGATCTAGCGGCTGCGCCCGGCGGCAAAACGACCCAAATCGCTGCAAAAATGGCCGGGCAAGGCCTGCTGATCAGCAACGAAATTCACCCGCAGCGCGCGCGCATTCTAGCGGAAAACGTGGAGCGCCTGGGCATCCGGAACGCCGTCGTGACGCAGGCGGCACCGCCGGCGCTCTCCGCCCGCTTCCCGCTTGCCTTCGACCGCATCATGCTGGATGCCCCTTGCTCCGGCGAGGGGATGTTCCGCAAGGATCCCAACGCGATCAGCGAGTGGTCGCCGGAGGCCGTGGAGCTGTGCGCTGCCCGGCAATGGGACATCCTTCAGGACGCGGTCGCGATGCTGAAGCCCGGCGGCCGGCTCGCCTACTCGACCTGCACGTTTAACCGCCATGAGAACGAGGACACCATCGCCCGTCTGTTAGCGGAGTACCCGTTCCTGCGGCTGATTGCCGAGAAACGGATCTGGCCGCACCGCGAGCAAGGGGAAGGCCATTACGTCGCCCTGATCGAACGGGATAATGACGAGAGGGACAGCGCGATCACACTTGCCGGCGCCGGACGGGCGGGGGCAGACGGAGTTCGCAGCGGCGGACGTGAGCGCGACCGCAAGCGCGGCGCCCGCTCCGGTCCGTCCGAGCGAAGCGCCGCCGCGGCCTGGGACAGCTTCCGCGCTTGGGCGGCGGACGAGCTGCCTGCCTTCGCGCCTCCCGCTGGAGGCACCCCGCTCCTGTTCGGCGAGGCGCTTTATCTGCTGCCAGCCAGCGGCGGTTTGGCGCTGACGCCGGAACACCTGACCGGCCTGAAGGTTCCACGCGCCGGGCTGCACCTCGGCGACGTCCGCAAAGGCCGGTTTGAGCCCGCCCATGCGCTGGCCATGGCGCTGAGCGCGAACGAAGCCGACCCGCGTCTGTGGACGCTGGACGAGAATTCGCCTCTCGTCGCGGCCTACCTGCGCGGCGAGACGCTCGAAGTGCCCGCCTCCTTGCGCGGCTGGCACCTCGTGACCGTCGCCTGCGGCGACGGCCAATACCCGCTGGGCTGGGGCAAAGCCAGCGGCGGACAGCTGAAAAATCACCTGCCCAAAGGATTGCGGCATTAA
- a CDS encoding DUF2087 domain-containing protein — MQLDRLVNFHKAVGDVTRIRIIALLQNGPLHGQALAGKLGVTPPTITHHMTKLREADLVYERRDKNTIYFYLNEKSLTQQAQAILKVGKANPAAEDKHDEAARKAAIQDNFFNRDGTLKHLPAQRKKKLIVLERLVKGLEPHRKYTEKEINEYIRQYHEDYATIRREFIMNHFMYRENDIYELNPPELWDKSPS; from the coding sequence ATGCAGCTCGACCGGTTAGTTAATTTTCATAAAGCCGTTGGCGATGTGACCCGCATCCGGATTATCGCCTTGCTTCAGAACGGCCCGTTGCACGGTCAGGCGCTGGCTGGAAAGCTTGGCGTCACGCCGCCGACGATTACCCATCATATGACCAAGTTAAGGGAGGCGGATTTGGTGTACGAACGCCGCGATAAGAATACGATTTATTTTTATTTGAACGAAAAAAGCCTCACCCAACAAGCCCAAGCGATTCTGAAAGTCGGCAAGGCGAATCCCGCAGCCGAGGACAAGCACGATGAGGCGGCACGTAAAGCTGCCATCCAGGACAACTTCTTTAATCGAGACGGTACCTTAAAGCATCTGCCGGCCCAACGCAAGAAGAAGCTGATCGTGCTTGAGCGTCTCGTCAAGGGCCTGGAGCCGCACCGCAAATATACGGAGAAAGAAATCAACGAATATATTCGGCAATACCACGAGGATTATGCTACGATTCGCCGCGAGTTTATCATGAACCATTTTATGTACCGCGAAAATGATATTTACGAGCTGAACCCGCCGGAGCTCTGGGACAAGAGCCCATCCTGA